A genomic segment from Micromonospora echinaurantiaca encodes:
- a CDS encoding cobalamin biosynthesis protein produces the protein MRQAAPVANAVGLAAGYALDTLLGDPRRWHPVAGFGRAAGALERRVYRPDRPSGAAFTAVAVGVPVLLGAAATIATRRRPVARAVLVAAGTWTVLGGRTLRTEATVMGRALRDGDLPAARQRLGNLCGRDPSALDEPELARATVESVAENTSDAVVAPLLWGAVAGLPGLLGYRAANTLDAMVGHRSPRYARFGTPAARLDDLLNLVPARATGLLTVALAPVGRGDRDRAWRVWRRDRNDHPSPNAGQCEAAMAGALGVRLGGRNVYFGRSEVRPFLGDGPRPEARHLRRAARISGAVGLAALGLAAAYPLTVGRLVTAAGRRVFGGRGSAR, from the coding sequence GTGCGGCAGGCTGCGCCGGTGGCGAACGCGGTGGGACTGGCCGCTGGATACGCCCTGGACACGCTCCTCGGTGACCCACGGCGGTGGCACCCGGTGGCGGGCTTCGGCCGCGCGGCGGGCGCCCTGGAACGGCGGGTGTACCGACCGGACCGGCCGAGCGGCGCGGCGTTCACGGCGGTGGCGGTCGGCGTGCCGGTGCTGCTCGGCGCGGCCGCCACGATCGCCACCCGACGCCGGCCGGTGGCCCGGGCGGTGCTGGTCGCCGCCGGCACCTGGACCGTGCTCGGCGGGCGCACCCTGCGAACCGAGGCCACCGTGATGGGCCGCGCGCTGCGTGACGGTGACCTGCCGGCTGCCCGGCAGCGGCTCGGCAATCTCTGCGGGCGGGACCCGTCCGCGCTCGACGAGCCGGAACTGGCCCGCGCCACGGTCGAGTCGGTCGCCGAGAACACCTCCGACGCGGTCGTCGCTCCGCTGCTCTGGGGCGCGGTCGCCGGGCTGCCCGGCCTGCTCGGCTACCGCGCGGCGAACACCCTCGACGCGATGGTCGGCCACCGCTCGCCGCGCTACGCCCGGTTCGGCACCCCGGCCGCCCGCCTCGACGACCTGCTCAACCTGGTGCCCGCCCGGGCGACCGGGCTGCTGACCGTCGCGCTGGCACCGGTCGGGCGCGGCGACCGGGACCGGGCCTGGCGGGTCTGGCGGCGGGACCGCAACGACCACCCGAGCCCGAACGCCGGGCAGTGCGAGGCGGCGATGGCCGGGGCGCTCGGCGTACGGCTGGGTGGGCGCAACGTCTACTTCGGGCGCTCGGAGGTGCGCCCGTTCCTCGGTGACGGTCCCCGACCGGAGGCCCGGCACCTGAGGCGGGCGGCCCGGATCTCCGGCGCGGTCGGGCTGGCCGCGCTGGGGCTGGCCGCCGCGTACCCGTTGACCGTGGGCCGGCTGGTGACGGCCGCCGGGCGCCGGGTGTTCGGCGGGCGGGGGAGCGCACGGTGA
- a CDS encoding ATP-dependent DNA ligase, translated as MRFIDLAATSAAVGATSGRRAKVELLAEALRRLDPAEIAAGAGWLAGELRQRQTGVGWASLRDLPPAAEQPTLTVTAVDAAIDEIAAVHGPGSQARRRALLGALFGAATGDEQRLLTALFSGELRQGAQAGLLADAVAKAAGVPLTAVRRALLLAGDLRAVAVAALTGGAAALATFGLRVGRPLAPMLAQSAPSVDEALSATGTPAVVDVKLDGIRIQVHRSGSEIAVFTRSLDDITTRVPEVVAAVRALPARELVLDGEAIGLDATGRPLPFQETASRAARRTTPSTTGRAPVAPAVLAAAETTGQPVLTPYFFDLLHLDGADLIDLPGRDRWAALAGAVDASLLVGRMEVDGPEQAGAAFAAAVDAGQEGVVVKSPEAPYDAGRRGAAWVKVKPRHTLDLVVLAVEWGSGRRTGWLSNLHLGARDPRTGEFVMLGKTFKGLTDELLRWQTERFLDLAVEKGDWVVRVRPEQVVEIAFDGVQTSSRYPGGMALRFARVVRYRDDKTAAEADTIDAVRAIHAGRPTG; from the coding sequence GTGCGGTTCATCGACCTGGCAGCCACCTCCGCCGCCGTCGGCGCCACCAGCGGCCGGCGCGCCAAGGTGGAGCTGCTCGCCGAGGCGCTGCGCCGGCTCGACCCGGCGGAGATCGCGGCCGGCGCCGGCTGGCTCGCCGGCGAGCTGCGCCAGCGGCAGACCGGGGTGGGCTGGGCGAGCCTGCGCGACCTGCCGCCGGCCGCCGAGCAGCCCACGCTGACGGTGACCGCTGTCGACGCCGCGATCGACGAGATCGCCGCGGTGCACGGCCCCGGTTCGCAGGCTCGCCGCCGGGCGCTGCTCGGGGCGCTCTTCGGCGCCGCCACCGGCGACGAGCAGCGCCTGCTCACCGCGCTGTTCAGCGGCGAGCTGCGGCAGGGCGCCCAGGCGGGGCTGCTCGCCGACGCCGTGGCCAAGGCGGCCGGCGTGCCGCTCACCGCCGTTCGCCGGGCCCTGCTGCTCGCCGGTGACCTGCGGGCCGTGGCGGTGGCCGCGCTCACCGGCGGCGCCGCCGCGCTGGCCACCTTCGGTCTGCGGGTCGGGCGCCCGCTGGCGCCGATGCTGGCCCAGAGCGCGCCCTCGGTCGACGAGGCGCTCTCCGCCACCGGCACCCCGGCCGTGGTCGACGTCAAACTCGACGGCATCCGGATCCAGGTGCACCGCTCCGGGTCGGAGATCGCCGTCTTCACCCGCAGCCTCGACGACATCACCACGCGGGTGCCCGAGGTGGTCGCCGCCGTGCGCGCGCTGCCCGCCCGCGAACTGGTGCTCGACGGCGAGGCCATCGGGCTGGACGCGACTGGGCGGCCGCTGCCGTTCCAGGAGACCGCCAGCCGGGCGGCCCGGCGCACCACCCCGAGCACCACCGGCCGCGCCCCGGTCGCCCCGGCGGTGCTCGCCGCCGCCGAGACCACCGGCCAACCGGTGCTCACGCCGTACTTCTTCGACCTGCTGCACCTCGACGGCGCGGATCTGATCGACCTGCCCGGCCGGGACCGCTGGGCCGCGCTGGCCGGCGCGGTCGACGCCTCGCTGCTGGTCGGGCGGATGGAGGTGGACGGGCCCGAGCAGGCCGGCGCGGCGTTCGCCGCGGCGGTCGACGCCGGCCAGGAGGGCGTCGTGGTCAAGTCGCCCGAGGCGCCGTACGACGCGGGCCGGCGTGGCGCCGCCTGGGTGAAGGTGAAGCCCCGGCACACCCTCGACCTGGTGGTGCTCGCGGTGGAGTGGGGCAGTGGCCGGCGTACCGGCTGGCTGTCGAACCTGCACCTCGGCGCCCGCGACCCGCGCACCGGTGAGTTCGTGATGCTCGGCAAGACGTTCAAGGGGCTCACCGACGAGCTGCTGCGCTGGCAGACCGAGCGCTTCCTCGACCTCGCGGTGGAGAAGGGCGACTGGGTGGTGCGGGTCCGCCCCGAGCAGGTGGTGGAGATCGCCTTCGACGGGGTGCAGACCAGCTCCCGCTATCCGGGCGGGATGGCCCTGCGCTTCGCCCGGGTGGTGCGCTACCGCGACGACAAGACCGCCGCCGAGGCCGACACCATCGACGCGGTACGCGCCATCCACGCCGGCCGCCCCACCGGCTGA
- a CDS encoding dipeptidase, which translates to MSESDLRAAVERELPGVRADLERLVRIPGIAFEGFDHSHVERSAEAVAELLRGCGLDVKIVRSGGQPAVIGKKAAPPGAPTVLLYAHHDVQPVGDLSLWESDPFEPVERDGRLYGRGAADDKAGIMAHVAALRAFGDALPVGVVLFIEGEEEYGSDSLERLLAEHRDEITSDVIVIADSGNWDIGVPALTTSLRGIVNCFVEVRTLDHAVHSGMFGGAVPDALTTLVRLLATLHTDAGDVAVEGLLGREGATVDYPEDRFRAEAGMVEGVSFIGTGRITDRLWTKPALAVLGIDAPATGEAPNALVPAAKAKLSIRLAPGDDPKRAYAALRAHLEKHVPWGARVEVTFEHDGFPCVIDAAGPMFDAARSAFRAAWDGTDPVDIGVGGSIPFIATFQEMFPQAAILVTGVEDPHARAHGPNESLHLGEFARVCLAETLLLAKVAEAAKGR; encoded by the coding sequence ATGTCCGAGTCCGACCTGCGGGCCGCCGTCGAGCGGGAACTGCCCGGCGTCCGCGCCGACCTGGAGCGCCTCGTGCGCATCCCCGGCATCGCGTTCGAGGGTTTCGACCACTCGCACGTCGAGCGGTCCGCCGAGGCGGTGGCCGAGCTGCTGCGCGGCTGCGGCCTCGACGTGAAGATCGTGCGCTCCGGTGGGCAACCGGCCGTGATCGGGAAGAAGGCGGCCCCGCCCGGTGCGCCGACGGTGCTGCTCTACGCCCACCACGACGTGCAGCCGGTCGGCGACCTGTCGCTGTGGGAGTCCGACCCGTTCGAGCCGGTGGAGCGGGACGGCCGCCTCTACGGCCGGGGCGCCGCCGACGACAAGGCCGGCATCATGGCGCACGTGGCGGCGCTGCGCGCGTTCGGCGACGCCCTCCCGGTCGGCGTGGTGCTCTTCATCGAGGGCGAGGAGGAGTACGGCTCCGACTCGCTGGAGCGGCTGCTCGCCGAGCACCGTGACGAGATCACCTCGGACGTGATCGTGATCGCCGACTCCGGCAACTGGGACATCGGCGTACCGGCGTTGACCACCTCGCTGCGCGGCATCGTGAACTGCTTCGTCGAGGTGCGCACCCTCGACCACGCGGTGCACAGCGGGATGTTCGGCGGCGCGGTGCCGGACGCGCTCACCACCCTGGTGCGGCTGCTGGCCACCCTGCACACCGACGCCGGCGACGTGGCCGTGGAGGGCCTCCTCGGGCGGGAGGGCGCCACCGTCGACTACCCGGAGGACCGGTTCCGCGCCGAGGCCGGGATGGTCGAGGGCGTGTCGTTCATCGGCACCGGCCGGATCACCGACCGGCTCTGGACCAAGCCGGCGCTGGCCGTGCTGGGCATCGACGCCCCGGCCACCGGCGAGGCGCCGAACGCCCTGGTGCCGGCGGCCAAGGCCAAGCTGAGCATCCGGCTCGCTCCGGGCGACGACCCCAAGCGGGCGTACGCGGCGCTGCGCGCCCACCTGGAGAAGCACGTGCCGTGGGGGGCGCGGGTGGAGGTCACCTTCGAGCACGACGGCTTCCCGTGCGTCATCGACGCCGCCGGCCCGATGTTCGACGCGGCCCGGTCGGCCTTCCGCGCGGCGTGGGACGGCACCGACCCGGTGGACATCGGCGTCGGCGGCTCGATCCCGTTCATCGCCACCTTCCAGGAGATGTTCCCGCAGGCGGCGATCCTGGTGACCGGCGTGGAGGACCCGCACGCCCGGGCGCACGGCCCGAACGAGAGCCTGCACCTGGGCGAGTTCGCCCGGGTCTGCCTGGCCGAGACGCTGCTGCTGGCCAAGGTGGCCGAGGCGGCGAAGGGCCGGTAG
- a CDS encoding single-stranded DNA-binding protein, whose product MFDTYVTIVGNVLTAPEWRRTTQSNTLVANFKVASTARRLDRDSGRWVDGNSLRVRVNCWRKLAEGVAASVMVGDPVVVCGRLYTRDWTDDAGNHRTLYELEAVAVGHDLSRGRGRFLRNRPSLTTSTVEDAEAEQRVHGEPTEPVPTGEAPARPDERPLDDDFELSGFTTSRPGRDLPTDATFAGPLDPFDERADDDDDGLGEAGPTVDGPAAGARSVELTVDGLGGGAGGTRPLGADDGPAGGADELAPLGGEDEAPDGELGPAPETPQTASGGRGRRGRGRVPQPA is encoded by the coding sequence ATGTTCGACACGTACGTCACGATCGTCGGCAACGTGCTGACCGCGCCGGAGTGGCGCCGCACCACCCAGAGCAACACCCTGGTGGCCAACTTCAAGGTCGCCTCGACCGCCCGCCGGCTCGACCGGGACAGCGGCCGCTGGGTCGACGGCAACAGCCTGCGGGTCCGCGTCAACTGCTGGCGCAAGCTCGCCGAGGGGGTGGCCGCCTCGGTGATGGTCGGCGACCCGGTGGTGGTGTGCGGCCGGCTCTACACCCGCGACTGGACCGACGACGCCGGCAACCACCGCACGCTGTACGAGTTGGAGGCGGTCGCGGTCGGGCACGACCTGTCCCGGGGCCGGGGCCGCTTCCTGCGTAACCGGCCCAGCCTGACCACCAGCACGGTCGAGGACGCCGAGGCGGAGCAGCGGGTGCACGGCGAGCCGACCGAGCCGGTGCCGACCGGCGAGGCGCCCGCCCGGCCGGACGAGCGCCCGCTCGACGACGACTTCGAGCTGTCCGGGTTCACCACCTCCCGGCCCGGTCGCGACCTGCCCACCGACGCCACCTTCGCCGGGCCGCTCGACCCCTTCGACGAGCGGGCGGACGACGATGACGACGGGCTGGGCGAAGCCGGGCCGACGGTCGACGGTCCGGCGGCCGGCGCCCGCAGCGTGGAGTTGACCGTCGACGGCTTGGGTGGCGGCGCGGGAGGTACCAGGCCGCTGGGCGCCGACGACGGCCCGGCCGGTGGTGCCGACGAGCTGGCGCCGCTCGGCGGCGAGGACGAGGCACCCGACGGCGAGCTGGGGCCGGCGCCGGAGACCCCGCAGACCGCTTCCGGCGGGCGGGGTCGACGGGGTCGGGGCCGGGTGCCGCAGCCGGCGTGA
- a CDS encoding alpha/beta hydrolase: MEPDVLGPPYERQTIDLGTDDEGPVVATLVRRRAERPTRRAVLYTHGFTDYFFQAHLGHFFAERGWDFYALDLRKHGRSLLPHQTPNFCREIGDYFPELDAAAKIIRDDDGHDTLLAMGHSTGGLVMPLWAHARRDAGIIDGVFLNSPFFDLNAPWLLRRPLAAAAARLGRRAPRRVLPFGLGTVYSETIHADHRGEWQYDLEWKPLAGFPVRAGWLNAIRTGQRQLRAGLDIQVPVLLACSTRSFKGTRWHESAALADAVLDVEHMVRWAPRLGRHVTVARFDGGMHDLTLSGPAVREQVFAEVGRWAEAFLGAGPTDVRPEPVDAGVPGGRRPADEPDPADAAAQSG, translated from the coding sequence GTGGAACCGGACGTGCTGGGCCCGCCGTACGAGCGGCAGACGATCGACCTGGGCACCGACGACGAGGGGCCGGTGGTGGCCACCCTGGTCCGCCGCCGGGCGGAGCGCCCCACCAGGCGCGCCGTGCTCTACACGCACGGCTTCACCGACTACTTCTTCCAGGCCCACCTCGGCCACTTCTTTGCCGAGCGGGGGTGGGACTTCTACGCGCTCGACCTGCGCAAGCACGGCCGCAGCCTGCTGCCGCACCAGACCCCGAACTTCTGCCGGGAGATCGGCGACTACTTCCCGGAGCTGGACGCCGCGGCGAAGATCATCCGCGACGACGACGGGCACGACACCCTGCTGGCCATGGGCCATTCCACGGGCGGGCTGGTCATGCCGCTCTGGGCGCACGCCCGGCGGGACGCCGGGATCATCGACGGGGTCTTCCTGAACAGCCCGTTCTTCGACCTGAACGCGCCCTGGCTGCTGCGGCGCCCGCTCGCCGCGGCCGCCGCGCGGCTGGGCCGCCGGGCGCCCCGCCGGGTCCTGCCGTTCGGGCTCGGCACCGTCTACAGCGAGACCATCCACGCCGACCACCGCGGCGAGTGGCAGTACGACCTGGAGTGGAAGCCACTCGCCGGGTTCCCGGTCCGGGCCGGCTGGCTCAACGCGATCCGCACCGGCCAGCGGCAACTGCGCGCCGGGCTGGACATCCAGGTGCCGGTACTGCTCGCCTGCTCGACCCGCTCGTTCAAGGGCACCCGGTGGCACGAGTCAGCCGCGCTCGCCGATGCCGTGCTGGACGTCGAGCACATGGTCCGCTGGGCGCCCCGGCTGGGCCGGCACGTCACCGTGGCCCGCTTCGACGGCGGCATGCACGACCTGACGCTCTCCGGCCCGGCCGTACGGGAGCAGGTCTTCGCCGAGGTGGGCCGCTGGGCCGAGGCGTTCCTCGGCGCCGGGCCGACCGACGTACGCCCGGAGCCCGTCGACGCCGGCGTGCCCGGCGGCCGGCGACCGGCGGACGAGCCGGACCCGGCGGACGCGGCCGCGCAGAGCGGCTGA
- a CDS encoding rhodanese-like domain-containing protein, whose protein sequence is MSPGVDALLEQARAGVRRLTPHQTVEAVRTGALLIDTRTERQRQEQGELPGAIVIDRTVLEWRLDPASAWRIPEATGYDLRIVLACRHGYSSSLAVASLRALGLHRATDMIGGVQAWLAAGLPMSDRPADVRY, encoded by the coding sequence ATGAGTCCGGGCGTCGACGCCCTGCTGGAACAGGCCCGCGCCGGGGTACGCCGGCTGACCCCGCACCAGACCGTCGAGGCGGTCCGCACCGGGGCGTTGCTGATCGACACCCGCACCGAACGGCAGCGGCAGGAACAGGGCGAACTGCCAGGCGCCATCGTCATCGACCGCACCGTGCTGGAATGGCGGCTGGACCCGGCCAGCGCCTGGCGGATCCCCGAGGCCACCGGCTACGACCTGCGGATCGTGCTGGCCTGCCGGCACGGCTACAGCTCCAGCCTGGCGGTGGCGAGCCTACGGGCGTTGGGGCTGCACCGGGCCACCGACATGATCGGCGGGGTGCAGGCGTGGCTGGCCGCCGGGCTGCCGATGTCCGACCGCCCGGCCGACGTCCGCTACTGA
- a CDS encoding cobyric acid synthase — protein MSGGLLVAGTTSDAGKSVLTAGICRWLHRRGVKVAPFKAQNMSNNSAVVVGADGRGGEIGRAQAMQAAACGLAPDLRFNPVLLKPGSDLASQVVLLGEAVDTVTAGNFRQLRPRLAETAYAALAELRTAYDVVICEGAGSPAEINLRAGDYVNLGLARHANLPTIVVGDIDRGGVFASMFGTVALLDPADQALIAGFVINKFRGDLGLLQPGLDMLHRVTGRPTYGVLPWSLDLWLDAEDSLAYGRVLGRPAAPHGTDWLDVAVVRLPRISNATDVEALATEPGVRVRLTVEPAELAAADLVVLPGSKSTVADLAWLRETGLADAVLAHVAAGKPLLGICGGFQMLAQAIHDPVESRRGSVPGLGLLPVEITFDPRKTVRQSVGMANPDVPVRGYEIHHGYVSSTEPGLTPLLTYADGTAEGAVAGAVHGTHWHGAFESDEFRRRFLTEAARLAGRHGFRVAPGTSFAAARERSLDLLGDLVEEHLDTDALWRLVETGPPPGLPFIPPGAPPGADH, from the coding sequence GTGAGCGGGGGGCTGCTGGTCGCCGGCACCACCTCGGACGCCGGCAAGAGCGTGCTCACCGCGGGCATCTGCCGGTGGCTGCACCGCCGGGGCGTCAAGGTGGCGCCGTTCAAGGCGCAGAACATGTCCAACAACTCGGCCGTGGTGGTCGGGGCGGACGGCCGGGGCGGCGAGATCGGCCGGGCGCAGGCGATGCAGGCCGCCGCCTGCGGTCTCGCCCCCGACCTGCGGTTCAACCCGGTGCTGCTCAAGCCCGGCAGCGACCTGGCCAGTCAGGTGGTGCTGCTCGGCGAGGCGGTCGACACGGTGACCGCTGGCAACTTCCGCCAGTTGCGCCCCCGGCTCGCCGAGACGGCGTACGCGGCGCTCGCCGAGCTGCGCACCGCCTACGACGTGGTGATCTGCGAGGGCGCCGGCAGCCCAGCCGAGATCAATCTGCGGGCCGGGGACTACGTCAACCTGGGGCTGGCCCGGCACGCCAACCTCCCCACCATCGTGGTCGGCGACATCGATCGGGGCGGCGTCTTCGCCTCGATGTTCGGCACCGTCGCCCTGCTCGACCCGGCTGACCAGGCGCTGATCGCCGGCTTCGTGATCAACAAGTTCCGGGGCGACCTCGGGCTGCTCCAGCCCGGGCTGGACATGCTGCACCGGGTCACCGGCCGCCCGACGTACGGGGTGCTGCCCTGGTCGCTGGACCTGTGGCTGGACGCCGAGGATTCGCTCGCCTACGGCCGGGTGCTCGGGCGGCCGGCCGCCCCGCACGGCACCGACTGGCTGGACGTGGCCGTGGTCCGGCTGCCTCGGATCAGCAACGCCACCGACGTGGAGGCGCTCGCCACCGAGCCGGGCGTACGGGTCCGGCTCACCGTCGAACCGGCCGAGCTGGCCGCCGCCGACCTGGTCGTGCTGCCCGGCTCGAAGTCGACAGTGGCCGACCTGGCCTGGCTGCGGGAGACCGGGCTCGCCGACGCCGTGCTGGCGCACGTGGCGGCGGGAAAGCCGCTGCTCGGCATCTGCGGCGGTTTCCAGATGCTGGCCCAGGCGATCCACGACCCGGTGGAGAGCCGGCGGGGCAGCGTGCCGGGCCTCGGCCTGCTGCCCGTCGAGATCACCTTCGACCCGCGCAAGACCGTCCGGCAGTCCGTCGGCATGGCCAACCCCGACGTGCCGGTGCGCGGCTACGAGATCCACCACGGCTACGTCTCATCCACCGAACCCGGCCTGACCCCGCTGCTGACCTACGCGGACGGCACCGCGGAGGGGGCCGTCGCCGGTGCCGTGCACGGCACCCACTGGCACGGCGCGTTCGAGTCCGACGAGTTCCGCCGCCGGTTCCTCACCGAGGCCGCCCGGTTGGCCGGCCGGCACGGCTTCCGGGTCGCGCCGGGCACCTCGTTCGCCGCCGCCCGGGAACGTTCCCTGGACCTGCTCGGCGACCTGGTCGAGGAACACCTGGACACCGACGCCCTCTGGCGGCTCGTCGAGACCGGGCCGCCGCCCGGCCTGCCCTTCATCCCGCCCGGCGCCCCGCCCGGCGCCGACCACTGA
- a CDS encoding HPF/RaiA family ribosome-associated protein, producing the protein MSAVTNPATVAGCLRVGAGFSQGDRNWIVEQFATLDARLAAFHADATELEVSVKDRDSRGQKVTLECWIAGRQKIVTTSAEEDLRAALNDARDDLRRRLNDAKTKQEPRHNKHVREIGQPGQRAGEPAGDLDLARADAETA; encoded by the coding sequence ATGAGCGCCGTCACGAACCCCGCCACGGTGGCCGGGTGCCTGCGGGTCGGCGCCGGGTTCTCCCAGGGCGACCGGAACTGGATCGTCGAGCAGTTCGCCACCCTCGACGCCCGGCTGGCCGCCTTCCACGCGGACGCCACCGAGCTGGAGGTGTCGGTGAAGGACCGGGACTCCCGAGGCCAGAAGGTCACCCTGGAGTGCTGGATCGCCGGCCGGCAGAAGATCGTCACCACCTCGGCCGAGGAGGACCTGCGGGCCGCGCTGAACGACGCTCGCGACGACCTGCGGCGGCGGCTCAACGACGCGAAGACGAAGCAGGAGCCGCGACACAACAAACACGTCCGGGAGATCGGCCAGCCGGGCCAGCGGGCCGGTGAACCGGCGGGCGACCTCGACCTGGCCCGCGCCGACGCGGAGACCGCCTGA
- a CDS encoding uridine kinase family protein — MAVVVVEAYAQLARRVLAAPARLGRTRLVAVDGPSGAGKSVFAARLADALAGLPGGGRPPVVHTDDLLDGWADQLTFWPRLEACVLAPLRAGRPGAYQRYSWVRQRFLPRPVPVPVTPVLLVEGVSAARAAARPDLTLAVFVTAPAPLRLARAVERDGVQILPELRRWHAGERAHFAADRTRARADLVVDGAPALPHDADRYYLRLP; from the coding sequence GTGGCGGTGGTCGTGGTCGAGGCGTACGCCCAACTGGCCCGCCGTGTGCTGGCCGCGCCGGCGCGGTTGGGGCGGACCCGGCTGGTGGCGGTCGACGGGCCGAGCGGCGCGGGCAAGAGCGTCTTCGCGGCGCGCCTCGCGGACGCGCTCGCCGGGCTGCCCGGCGGCGGGCGGCCGCCCGTGGTGCACACCGACGACCTGCTCGACGGCTGGGCCGACCAGCTCACCTTCTGGCCCCGCCTGGAGGCGTGCGTGCTGGCGCCGCTGCGTGCCGGCCGGCCGGGCGCCTACCAGCGGTACAGCTGGGTGCGGCAACGTTTCCTGCCGCGTCCGGTGCCGGTGCCGGTGACGCCGGTGCTGCTCGTCGAGGGGGTGAGCGCGGCCCGGGCGGCGGCGCGGCCGGACCTCACGCTCGCCGTCTTCGTCACCGCCCCGGCGCCGCTGCGGCTGGCCCGGGCGGTCGAGCGGGACGGCGTGCAGATCCTGCCGGAGCTGCGCCGCTGGCACGCCGGCGAGCGGGCGCACTTCGCCGCCGACCGCACCCGGGCGCGGGCCGACCTGGTGGTCGACGGGGCGCCAGCGCTGCCGCACGACGCCGACCGCTACTACCTGCGGTTGCCCTGA
- a CDS encoding SURF1 family cytochrome oxidase biogenesis protein gives MVVYRFLLTPRWLGILALTLVAATVMVLLGNWQLDRYRGRTEVNERIDAGLRMAPVPLREAVPAPTGGSGTAGPPPAEDKIWTRVTVTGRYDTANVVLVRGRTVESKVGFEVLTPLVLADGTAVLVDRGWIPPAPGGATAQPQVPPAPSGEVTVVGRVHESESGSVTVSRREGRLETRRIGVPQLARELPYPVHGAYLLLDEQTPAADPAFVAVPVGHANNWQNFGYVVQWWLFAGMTLFGYVWVARREARRLSGATPQGPVDRAAPSTPA, from the coding sequence GTGGTCGTGTACCGGTTCCTGCTGACGCCGCGCTGGCTGGGCATCCTCGCGCTGACCCTGGTCGCCGCGACGGTGATGGTGCTGCTCGGCAACTGGCAGCTGGACCGCTACCGGGGTCGCACCGAGGTCAACGAGCGGATCGACGCCGGTTTGCGGATGGCCCCGGTGCCGCTGCGGGAGGCGGTGCCCGCGCCGACCGGTGGCAGCGGCACGGCCGGCCCGCCGCCCGCCGAGGATAAGATCTGGACCCGGGTCACCGTGACCGGCCGGTACGACACCGCGAACGTGGTCCTGGTCCGTGGCCGGACGGTGGAGAGCAAGGTCGGCTTCGAGGTGCTCACCCCGCTGGTCCTGGCCGACGGCACCGCGGTGCTGGTCGACCGGGGCTGGATCCCGCCGGCGCCTGGTGGCGCCACCGCCCAGCCGCAGGTGCCGCCGGCCCCGTCCGGCGAGGTGACCGTGGTGGGCCGGGTGCACGAGAGCGAGAGCGGGTCGGTCACGGTGTCCCGGCGCGAGGGCCGGCTGGAAACCCGGCGGATCGGCGTCCCCCAGCTCGCCCGTGAGCTGCCCTACCCGGTGCACGGGGCGTACCTGCTGCTGGACGAGCAGACGCCGGCGGCGGATCCGGCCTTCGTCGCGGTGCCGGTCGGGCACGCCAACAACTGGCAGAACTTCGGCTACGTCGTGCAGTGGTGGCTCTTCGCCGGCATGACGCTGTTCGGCTACGTCTGGGTGGCCCGCCGGGAGGCCCGCCGGCTGTCGGGGGCGACGCCACAGGGGCCGGTCGACCGGGCCGCCCCGAGCACCCCGGCCTGA